A stretch of Candidatus Methylomirabilota bacterium DNA encodes these proteins:
- a CDS encoding response regulator: protein MATTNTDGGRRKRALLINEDTAVRGTLLDVLTALGLEADAATTGAEGLALFARSRYDVVLTDLGMRGTAGGRMLEAVRQRNTLIPVIIVGGAAVRPDDRRLAQPGVALVTKPVDTASLVAALARVMPDFG from the coding sequence ATGGCTACGACGAACACGGACGGCGGTCGTCGGAAGCGCGCGCTCCTCATCAACGAGGACACGGCAGTGCGCGGCACGCTCCTCGACGTGCTCACGGCGCTCGGCCTCGAGGCCGACGCCGCCACGACCGGGGCGGAGGGTCTGGCGCTCTTCGCGAGGAGCCGCTACGACGTCGTGCTGACCGATCTCGGGATGCGGGGCACGGCGGGCGGGCGGATGCTCGAGGCGGTGCGCCAGCGGAACACGCTGATCCCGGTGATCATCGTCGGCGGCGCGGCCGTCCGGCCCGACGACCGCCGCCTCGCCCAGCCCGGGGTCGCCCTCGTGACGAAACCCGTGGACACGGCCTCGCTCGTGGCCGCGCTCGCGCGGGTGATGCCGGACTTCGGGTAA
- a CDS encoding molybdopterin dinucleotide binding domain-containing protein has product PATASGKAELASPYLEKKYDARLPRFLPVESRYPLALISPASDRRITSTFGGADGDAPPPLEMHPEDARARGLRDGMRVRVWNDLGEVRLPLAVSDAVPRGVVCTLKGAWLRTSDNGQTISALCPAHHADISEGACFNDARVEVAAAK; this is encoded by the coding sequence CCCCGCCACGGCGTCGGGCAAGGCCGAGCTGGCGTCGCCGTACCTCGAGAAGAAATACGACGCGCGGCTCCCGCGCTTCCTGCCGGTGGAGTCGCGCTACCCGCTGGCGCTCATCTCCCCCGCGTCCGACCGGCGCATCACGTCCACCTTCGGCGGCGCGGACGGCGACGCGCCGCCGCCGCTCGAGATGCACCCGGAGGACGCCCGCGCGCGCGGGCTGCGCGACGGCATGCGCGTGCGCGTGTGGAACGACCTGGGCGAGGTGCGGCTGCCGCTCGCCGTGAGCGACGCGGTGCCGCGCGGCGTGGTGTGCACGCTCAAGGGCGCCTGGCTCCGCACGAGCGACAACGGCCAGACCATCTCCGCCCTCTGCCCCGCGCACCACGCGGATATCTCCGAGGGCGCCTGCTTCAACGACGCGCGGGTCGAGGTCGCGGCCGCTAAGTAG
- a CDS encoding DUF433 domain-containing protein: MLGGTPVFVGTCVPVQALFDYLKGGDTLDAFLRQFPSVRRDQAIAALDLARATLLAASGPLTT, encoded by the coding sequence ATTCTTGGCGGCACACCCGTCTTCGTCGGGACGTGCGTCCCGGTACAGGCGCTGTTCGATTACCTCAAGGGCGGCGACACCTTGGACGCATTCCTTCGTCAGTTCCCGTCCGTGAGACGCGACCAGGCAATCGCGGCGCTCGATCTCGCGCGCGCTACGCTGCTGGCTGCTTCAGGCCCGCTGACTACTTAG